A genomic window from Alkalihalobacillus sp. AL-G includes:
- the hxlB gene encoding 6-phospho-3-hexuloisomerase produces the protein MKSIITTISAEITEVLSNVDELEAVHLSEKIQNAKRIFVSGTGRSGLIGKVFAMRLMQGGYPVYVVGETITPSISSDDLLIVISGSGSTGSLLQFGTKAKEVGADLFLVTTNPNSQIADLSDGCLVIRAATKHRKPEEPETIQPLGSQFDQSAHLILDAIVVHLLKNEKDGHETNQLNQRHANLE, from the coding sequence ATGAAATCAATCATAACGACGATTTCAGCAGAGATCACAGAAGTGTTATCGAATGTTGACGAGCTTGAAGCGGTACATCTTTCGGAAAAGATTCAGAATGCGAAGCGTATCTTCGTCTCCGGCACAGGGCGCTCCGGGTTGATCGGAAAAGTGTTCGCAATGAGATTGATGCAAGGCGGCTATCCCGTATATGTTGTAGGCGAAACGATCACGCCAAGCATTTCCTCAGATGACTTGCTTATCGTCATATCCGGGTCTGGATCGACAGGCTCACTGTTACAGTTTGGAACGAAAGCAAAGGAAGTTGGAGCAGATCTATTTTTAGTAACGACCAACCCGAATTCACAGATCGCTGACCTTAGTGATGGTTGCCTAGTCATACGAGCTGCAACAAAGCATCGAAAGCCAGAGGAACCAGAGACGATTCAACCACTTGGAAGTCAATTTGACCAATCGGCCCATTTAATCCTGGATGCAATCGTAGTACATCTTTTGAAAAACGAAAAGGATGGGCACGAGACGAATCAATTGAATCAGCGTCATGCAAACCTGGAATAA